One Endozoicomonas gorgoniicola DNA window includes the following coding sequences:
- a CDS encoding IS1380 family transposase translates to MPKCTQEQLRFHPSNGKTIRADFNGGELSSDFGALLIREAMLHSGLISRLTNAIDDKRHQSYIDHTLQELIAQRVLQMACGYEDANDSNRLRKDPIFKLANGKNPLDNDNHLASAPTYTRLGQSMTRRDIYNMAKALADHFISSYKYPPLAIIIDLDHTPAITHGGQQMNLFNAKYQDYCYLPLMIFEGLSGKLITSILRPGKTPTGRENAAILKRLIKLIRARWPKTHLLVRGDSHFAQPELMQVVQDDPHSDYVLGKGAGHKTALRPKAKELLDEARQALEVKTKLAKLNNMPEPDRLRLYGETDYQAKSWKGLDTRIIYKAEVNQKGDNPRFIVTSMMEASPEEIYEDLYCPRGQDENFIKHLKSDLSGDRLSDQGFLANHLRMFYACAAYVLHHELRTKALKGTELEKAQPSTVITKLCKVAVKVVEYKDRIKLHLPRSYPLKGLLRHITEVFYSIPLPRPG, encoded by the coding sequence ATGCCCAAATGTACACAAGAACAGCTTCGCTTTCACCCCTCCAACGGAAAAACCATTCGAGCAGACTTCAATGGCGGAGAACTATCCTCTGATTTTGGTGCCTTGCTGATACGTGAAGCAATGCTTCACAGCGGTCTCATTTCCAGATTAACTAATGCCATTGACGATAAACGTCACCAATCCTACATCGACCACACTTTGCAAGAACTCATTGCTCAAAGAGTTCTGCAAATGGCCTGTGGTTATGAAGACGCAAATGACAGCAATCGTCTGCGCAAAGACCCAATTTTTAAACTCGCCAATGGTAAGAACCCACTGGACAATGACAACCACCTGGCTTCCGCTCCAACATATACGAGGCTTGGCCAATCCATGACCAGACGGGATATTTATAATATGGCCAAAGCACTGGCTGATCACTTCATCAGCAGTTACAAATACCCGCCGTTAGCCATCATTATCGATTTGGATCATACGCCCGCCATCACCCATGGTGGTCAGCAGATGAACTTGTTCAACGCCAAATATCAAGACTACTGCTACTTGCCCTTAATGATATTTGAAGGTCTCAGTGGCAAGTTGATCACTTCTATCCTGCGCCCTGGAAAAACACCCACAGGTAGAGAGAATGCAGCCATTCTCAAGCGTCTCATTAAGCTGATCCGTGCAAGATGGCCGAAAACCCATTTACTGGTTCGGGGGGATAGCCATTTTGCTCAACCAGAATTGATGCAGGTGGTGCAGGACGATCCGCATTCTGATTACGTTCTGGGTAAAGGCGCGGGACACAAAACAGCCTTACGGCCTAAAGCCAAAGAGTTGCTGGACGAAGCTCGGCAAGCTCTTGAGGTGAAAACCAAACTGGCAAAATTGAACAATATGCCGGAGCCTGATCGGCTCAGGCTTTACGGGGAAACAGATTATCAGGCCAAAAGCTGGAAAGGGCTGGACACCCGGATAATCTACAAGGCAGAGGTCAATCAGAAAGGCGACAATCCCCGCTTTATTGTGACTTCGATGATGGAGGCTTCCCCCGAAGAGATATATGAAGACCTTTATTGTCCCAGAGGGCAGGATGAGAACTTCATTAAGCATCTGAAAAGTGATTTGTCCGGTGATCGCCTGTCAGATCAGGGGTTTTTGGCGAACCATCTGAGAATGTTTTACGCCTGCGCTGCTTACGTTCTTCATCATGAGCTGAGAACCAAAGCCCTGAAAGGTACGGAGCTGGAAAAAGCCCAGCCCTCAACGGTGATCACGAAGCTTTGTAAGGTTGCGGTTAAAGTGGTTGAGTATAAAGACCGAATCAAGCTGCACTTACCTCGCAGCTATCCACTCAAAGGGCTTTTACGGCATATAACAGAAGTCTTTTACTCAATACCGCTACCTCGACCCGGGTAG
- the istB gene encoding IS21-like element helper ATPase IstB: protein MEQLTTLVDRLKLDHVADNLDALCEQASKKDLNYREFLAEVLSTEWAGRHQKGLESRLKQARLPWLKTLEQFDYSFQPSIDRKVVRELSGLGFVDRAENVALLGPPGVGKTHLAIALAIKAAEAGHRVMFMSLDKLMTTLKKAQQENRLERQMQQLMYPKLLVLDEIGYLPMDQDEASLFFRLVTRRYEKASIILTSNKSFVDWGEIFGDQAIATAILDRLLHHATTLNIKGESYRLKEKRKAGVLKGTSTKK from the coding sequence ATGGAACAACTAACGACACTGGTCGACCGACTTAAATTAGATCACGTGGCTGACAACCTTGATGCCCTGTGTGAGCAAGCCAGCAAGAAAGACCTGAATTACCGGGAATTCCTCGCAGAAGTGCTCTCAACCGAATGGGCAGGTCGGCACCAAAAAGGGCTGGAAAGCCGCCTGAAGCAAGCCCGGTTGCCCTGGCTTAAAACGCTCGAACAGTTTGACTACAGCTTCCAGCCAAGCATTGATCGAAAAGTGGTTCGTGAACTGTCTGGACTGGGCTTTGTAGATCGTGCTGAAAATGTCGCCTTACTGGGGCCTCCGGGCGTTGGTAAAACGCACCTGGCAATAGCCCTGGCGATCAAAGCAGCTGAGGCTGGTCATCGGGTGATGTTCATGAGTCTCGACAAACTGATGACCACGCTGAAGAAAGCCCAGCAGGAAAATCGGCTTGAAAGGCAGATGCAACAATTGATGTACCCCAAACTGTTGGTTCTGGATGAGATTGGCTACCTTCCTATGGATCAGGACGAGGCTAGCCTGTTCTTCCGGCTCGTGACTCGCCGTTACGAAAAGGCCAGCATCATCCTGACCTCGAATAAAAGCTTTGTGGACTGGGGCGAAATCTTTGGTGATCAGGCGATAGCCACAGCGATTCTGGATCGATTGCTGCATCACGCCACGACCCTGAATATAAAGGGTGAAAGTTACCGTCTTAAAGAGAAGCGCAAAGCAGGAGTATTGAAAGGCACTTCCACCAAGAAATAA